Within the Medicago truncatula cultivar Jemalong A17 chromosome 4, MtrunA17r5.0-ANR, whole genome shotgun sequence genome, the region ATCCTTTTGTCTATGTTTAGTTTCTTACTTAAAACATAACAGCCAATATAAAGTAAACAAAACGCTGCATACTGAAATTCGATGAGCATGACATTCACTGAGATATATCATTGGTAAACAATAATGGATTGACTGTTgtgaaaaaatgatataatttggATCGTTACCTGTGaaaaatatacttttaaggAAGTATAGAAATTTTGTTACataaaaacaatttcaatttcCTTCCCTTGATTTATTAACTTCAATATCACTAATGTTGGTCTCAGAATTTACTTGCATTTCAAGCAACTTCAGTTGTTCCTCATCTTCTTGTCTAGTTTCTTGTATCGCAGCCTTCGGTTTACTTGTTGATTGCTGATACATAACCCCCCCAAGCATACAAATCAAAAGTCCTACTGTACCCACCCACGTCGAGTGCTTATCCCATATCACCAAATTAATCATAACTGTCAACAACTTGTTCACTATACCAAGAACAGTAAATCCAGTAGCAGAAATAGCCCTCCGGCACGAAAATCCAAAGAAAGAGATCGCAACACCGAACAAGCACGACAACGCCACAGGCAAAACCACTGGAAACGAATGCCAATCAGACTCATCAGTGATCTCATGCTTTATCTTCTTCAGCTCACCCATTATCAACAATTCCAGCGGAAAAAGCAAAAGAGCCTCGATATTATTGTACAACACAAGACCCCAAGTGTTCAACTCAATTGTTGTAACCACATGCTTTATGTAAACAAAATCTATCGTCATACTAACCAAATACGCCACCGCCCACATGTATGCCGCAAACGTAAACTGATAATCAGTAGCAACATATAGCACACTTCCAGCAAATATAGTCCCCAACGAAGCCCACGTCTTTAAAGACGGCCACGGCCGATGCAGGAACACCGACTCCCCTACAGCAACGAAAATCGGAACAGCCGATCGGAACACAATGAAAGTATCCACATTGGCATGTAACAGCAACTCACTATTAGTAAACAGCGACAGATA harbors:
- the LOC11415303 gene encoding GDP-mannose transporter GONST3, whose protein sequence is MSKVVEKNPTSNMNVNDGVAGNWYTSIVHQVSVYGVAAGYCLSASLLSIINKWAVMKFPYPGALTALQYFTSAAGVLLCGWLKVVEHDKLDLMTMWRFLPAAVIFYLSLFTNSELLLHANVDTFIVFRSAVPIFVAVGESVFLHRPWPSLKTWASLGTIFAGSVLYVATDYQFTFAAYMWAVAYLVSMTIDFVYIKHVVTTIELNTWGLVLYNNIEALLLFPLELLIMGELKKIKHEITDESDWHSFPVVLPVALSCLFGVAISFFGFSCRRAISATGFTVLGIVNKLLTVMINLVIWDKHSTWVGTVGLLICMLGGVMYQQSTSKPKAAIQETRQEDEEQLKLLEMQVNSETNISDIEVNKSREGN